GTGATCATTATTGCGGCGCTGGCGGCGATGGTGGCTCCGAATCTGATTGGACGAAGCGATGAGGCCAAGGCCAAAATCGCTCAGGGGGATCTGGCGAGCCTCGATACCGCCTTGAAATTGTATCGTTTGGATAAAGGCGCTTACCCGACCGGGGAACAGGGGCTTGAGGTGCTGTTGGCAGCCCCCGGGGCAGGACGTGAGCCTTATCTGGACAAGCCTGCGCTCGATCCCTGGCGCCGGAAATACCAATACCGGTTTCCTGGCACACACCGGCCGGCGGGCTATGATTTATTTTCAGCGGGAGCGGATGGCAAGGAAGGCACCGAGGATGACGTCAAGAACTGGGAGTGATGGGTTTACGTTAATTGAGGTGCTGGTGGCTTCCGTCATTCTGTTCGCGGGACTGGGTGCTGTTTTGAAGGCCTATAGCCTGGCGGTGGTCGCGATGGAGGCCGCTGCGGATAAACTGGCGGTGTGTCAGGTGATGGATCAGAAGGCGGCAGAGCTCGATTTGCAGGTTTCCGGTTCCGCCAATGTGCTGCCTTCTGGACAGGGGCAGCAACGGGTGGGCGGGGCGGCCTATTTGTGGCGCGTTCAGGCATCCCGGGAGATGTTGACACCGCAGCTTTCGGTCTTGAGCGCGGCCATCGAGGTGGCCCGGGCTAATCGCCCCCAGCTCCATTCTTACCTTTGTGAGTGGGCCCAATTTCAGGAGAAGGAGCGCTCACCCTGATGGAGGCAAGAAAAGGCGGAATGACCCTGCTTGAGCTGTTGATTGCAACGGCGCTGGTCGCTGTGGCCGCGCTGGTGGTGGCTCAGGCGTTTGCGGCGGGGGTCAGGGTATGGTCGCGTGCGAGTCAGTTGAACGGACACTATGCCGACTCAGTACTGGCTCTTGAACAGTGGCAGCAGGAACTGCGCAACACGCTGCCTTGTCGACAGACGTCGTTTCGCGGAAGGCAGACTTGGATGGAGATTCCCGCTTTGATCGCGGAGACCGGCAAGGACGCGTCGGGGGTTCAGCCCGGCCTGATCAGGTATGAGTTTGATGTCGCCGGCCAGAAGCTTGAGCGGTTGCCAACCCTCTGTGTGAGGGGAGCCTCTGAGGCGGTACGTCGGGAGACGGTGGCGGGAGGGGTTAAGTCAATTGCGTTTTCATATGCCGGGAGGAGTGGGGGCAGTGGCTCGGCGTTGGTATGGGATCAGGTGTGGGAAGCGCAGACGAACACCCCTGTGGCGGTGAAGGTGATGTGGCGAGGACAACAAGGAGAAGAGCCTTTTGAGTTTGAGCGAACAGTGGCGCTACCCGTCAGGTAATCAGGGAAGTGTCCTGATACTGACCTTGTGGGTGATTTTCATGCTGGCCATGCTAGCGGTGGCCGTAGGCGCCCATATTGAGGGGAGACTTGCCCTGGCGCGGCGGATCGAGCAGCGGACGATCGGATATTGCGCTGCGCGGGTCGGGGTCGAGCGGAGTCTGGTGCGGCTGTTGCAGGACACCAATGCATGGGATGGACTGGGGGAGCCATGGTCGGATTGCCGGGCGGATTTTTCAAATGTTATTTCCGGCGCCGGGGCATTCTCACTGGTTTATTCGGCAGAACGCTCGGATGGGGGCAGTAACCTTTTTTACGGGGTATGGGACGAGCAGAGCAGGATCGATGTCAATCGGGGGCGGATAGAAGTGATTGTCGCGCTGCTGGAGGTGGCGGGCGGCTTGAGCCCCGAGGAGGCGGCCCGTGTGGGTGAGTCGATTAATCTGGCGCGAACCCGGCTGCCTGATAAATTTCCCGGGATCGGGGCGAAGACTGGGTGGGTGGATCCCGGGATGGCTCCGGGACCCCTCCGGTCAATTTATGAGCTTCGTTGGATTAAGGGTCTGCCCCCTGAGGTGTTTGATGGGATCAGGGAGTATGTGACGGTATCTGGCGGGAATCGGGTTAATTTGAATACGGCGGGACCGGTGGTGCTGCAAAGCCTCGGGATGCGGGGCGGGGGGGGCGGCAAAAGGGTGGCGCAAAGTTTAGCAAGGAAGATATTGCAGTTCCGTGAAAGGGGCGGTATTTTTAAATCCTATCTCGGAGCCGGTCTGGCCGAGGCAATGGGCGAGGAAGTGAAATTAACAGATGACGAGCGTCGTCTGTTATATGGCATGACGCCTTATGTGACGGTGGCGTCCGAGCATTTCAGGGGGCACGCGGAGGGGTGGCTGGCGGGCGGGGCCTCCGGTCAGCGGCGTTGTGTGGACTTTGTGTGGGATCGCAAAGAACGGAAGTTTGAGTTTTGGCATGAAGAGTGATTTAAAATTTTCAGTGAGCGGAGCCGTGGTGGCGATTGAACCGGGGAATGAATGGTTCAAGCTGGTTGAGGTCACCCGGAATCACGGGGCGGTCAAGGTGAAGCGGGTGGTGGTCAGGCGGGCAGCGGAGGTGGAACCCCTGGCTGGCCCGAA
This region of bacterium genomic DNA includes:
- the gspG gene encoding type II secretion system major pseudopilin GspG — its product is MKRHYQNGFTLIELMIVVIIIAALAAMVAPNLIGRSDEAKAKIAQGDLASLDTALKLYRLDKGAYPTGEQGLEVLLAAPGAGREPYLDKPALDPWRRKYQYRFPGTHRPAGYDLFSAGADGKEGTEDDVKNWE
- a CDS encoding prepilin-type N-terminal cleavage/methylation domain-containing protein; this encodes MTSRTGSDGFTLIEVLVASVILFAGLGAVLKAYSLAVVAMEAAADKLAVCQVMDQKAAELDLQVSGSANVLPSGQGQQRVGGAAYLWRVQASREMLTPQLSVLSAAIEVARANRPQLHSYLCEWAQFQEKERSP
- a CDS encoding prepilin-type N-terminal cleavage/methylation domain-containing protein — its product is MEARKGGMTLLELLIATALVAVAALVVAQAFAAGVRVWSRASQLNGHYADSVLALEQWQQELRNTLPCRQTSFRGRQTWMEIPALIAETGKDASGVQPGLIRYEFDVAGQKLERLPTLCVRGASEAVRRETVAGGVKSIAFSYAGRSGGSGSALVWDQVWEAQTNTPVAVKVMWRGQQGEEPFEFERTVALPVR